In Phocoena phocoena chromosome 11, mPhoPho1.1, whole genome shotgun sequence, one DNA window encodes the following:
- the LOC136131322 gene encoding apolipoprotein L3-like: protein MAVQDYGGLDIREEAEVLNECLNELKTDLAVGDQDTLQEDQLDRERFLEEYSRVKEELEEGITKLYALADKADKLHRDCTISHVAAKSAGTVSSVLTILSLSLAPVTAGASLALFATGLGLGAAAAVTSVSTSIVERVRTLALETEASRYTSTADDKEEVFEGVVSNSRGQFISSVGNFFQAMQGIGNNFRAIKVAKGNPGLAASAKRFTTTGQVSAKRGKQVQKAFGGTVLAMTKETRIQGVAFAGLSLLMEVASLVKEAKHLHEGAKTESAERLRQKARELEKMLEVLTGIYESLQ, encoded by the coding sequence AGAAGAGGCAGAAGTACTAAATGAATGTCTGAATGAGCTGAAAACAGACTTGGCCGTGGGCGATCAAGACACACTCCAAGAAGACCAGCTGGACAGGGAGAGGTTTTTGGAGGAGTATTCTCGGGTGAAGGAGGAGCTTGAGGAGGGCATAACAAAGCTCTATGCTCTCGCAGACAAGGCTGACAAGCTCCACAGGGACTGCACCATCTCCCATGTGGCAGCCAAATCTGCTGGCACTGTGTCTAGTGTCCTGACCATCCTTAGTCTGTCTCTGGCACCCGTGACAGCGGGGGCGAGTCTGGCACTCTTTGCCACTGGGTTAGGGCTGGGAGCAGCGGCTGCTGTGACCAGTGTATCCACCAGCATCGTGGAACGTGTACGCACACTGGCATTAGAAACTGAAGCCAGTCGCTATACGTCAACTGCCGATGACAAAGAGGAGGTGTTTGAGGGGGTTGTATCTAACAGCAGAGGCCAGTTTATTTCCTCTGTAGGGAACTTCTTCCAAGCCATGCAAGGCATTGGGAACAACTTCCGTGCCATCAAGGTGGCCAAAGGCAACCCTGGTTTAGCAGCCAGTGCTAAGCGCTTCACGACCACCGGGCAAGTCTCAGCCAAACGTGGCAAGCAGGTGCAGAAAGCCTTTGGAGGCACGGTACTGGCAATGACCAAAGAGACCCGGATTCAGGGTGTGGCCTTTGCAGGTCTCTCCCTTCTGATGGAAGTGGCCTCCCTGGTGAAAGAGGCAAAGCACTTGCATGAGGGGGCAAAGACGGAGTCGGCTGAAAGGCTGAGGCAGAAGGCCCGGGAGCTGGAGAAGATGTTGGAGGTGCTCACCGGCATCTATGAGAGTCTGCAGTAG